The Mesorhizobium sp. B2-8-5 genome segment GGCGCGCCGGCGCGATCGGCCGAGGATATGCTGGAATGGCTGCGGGTCGTGTGGCTGACACCGGCGATGGACGGGCTGTTCCCTGGACCGGCGGCGGACCGCCGCCGCTTCCTCGACCGGCTGGTGCTGGCGATCGACCCCGGCCACGGCCAGCGCGCGCTCGACTATGAGAAAGCCATGCGCAGCCGTAACCGCTTGCTTACCGAAGGCTCCCGCGACAGCGCCTGGTTCGACGCGATCGAGACGCAGATGGCCGAGACGGGGGTGGCGATCGCCGCGGCGCGGGCCGAGCTGGTGCGTCTGCTTGCCGCCATGATCGACAGGTTGCCTGGCGGCGGGCCGTTTCCACAGGCCGACATCAGCCTTGCCGGTGATCTGGAGAGCGAGGTCGCCGTCGCGCCGGCCGTCGATGTCGAGGAGCACTTCCGCCGCGCGCTTGCCAATGGCCGCGAGCGCGACCGCGCCGCCGGCCGCACGCTGGACGGCCCGCATCGTTCCGATCTCGTGGTCCGGCATCGGCCGAAGTCGATGCCGGCGGAGCTCTGTTCGACCGGCGAGCAGAAGGCGCTGCTGGTCGGCATCGTGCTGTCGCATGCCAGGCTGACCGGCGAGATGTCGGGCTTGACGCCAATCCTTCTCCTGGACGAGATCGCCGCGCATCTCGACGCGGGCCGGCGCGCGGCGCTGTTCTCCATCCTCGAGGAGTTGAATTGCCAGGCCTTCATGACAGGCACGGATGCCGCTCTGTTTTCCAGCCTTGAGGGCAGAGCGCAGTTCCTGACGGTCGATCACGGCAGCGTCGGCGTGACCGGGTGATCTGTTGAAGAACCCGGCTTCGGCTTGCGCTGCGGGACAAGGCTTCGCCTTGCCCGTACATGACAAGGCTCTGCGCCGGCTATAAGGTCTAGCCATGACCAATGCCGCGCTGACCGACGAAGAGCTCGAACGCTACGCCCGCCACATCGTGCTGCCCGAGATCGGCGGCCCCGGCCAGCAGAAGCTGAAACGGGCCCGGGTGCTGGTGATCGGCGCCGGCGGGCTCGGCGCGCCGGTGCTCGAATATCTTGCCGCCGCCGGTGTCGGCACGCTCGGCATCGTCGATGACGACACGGTCTCCTTGTCCAACCTGCAACGGCAGGTGATCCATGGAAGCGACACGGTCGGCATGGCCAAGACCGACAGCGCGCGGGAAGCGATCATGCGCATCAACCCCAACGTCACGGTGGAATCGCATCGCCTGAGGCTGACGGAGGAGAATGCCCCTGCCCTCGTCGCCCACTACGATGTCGTCGTCGACGGCTCCGACAATTTCGAAACGCGCTACGCGGTCGCCGATGCCTGCGCCGGCGAGAAGAAGCCCCTCGTCACCGCGGCCGTCGGCCGCTTCGACGGCTCGGTGACGGTGCTGAAGCCGTTCGAGGCCGGCGCCGACGGCAAGCGCAATCCGAGCTATCGCGACCTGTTCCCGGAAGCGCCGCCCGAAGGGCTGGTGCCGTCCTGCGCCGTCGCCGGCATCGTCGGCGCGCTGACGGGCGTCATCGGCACGCTGGAGGCGATGGAGGCGATCAAGCTGATCACCGGCATAGGCGAGCCGCTCATCGGCCGGCTGCTGCTCTATGACGGCCTCACGGCCCGCTTCGACACCATCCGCTACAAGGCCGTGTAAGCATGGACCAGATCGTCGGCATCTCCATAATTCGCCTTGCCGCGGATTTCGACCAATGGGGCGACTTGCTCGCGCTGATCCGGCGCGCATTTGCCTATATGGACGGCGTCATCGACCCGCCGTCATCGGCGTATCTTTTGACCGCCAAGGCGCTTGGCGAGAAGGCGAAGCGGGAGACGGGGTTTCTGGCCGTCGAGAACGGCCGCATCGTCGGCTGCGTCTTCGCGCTGGAACGGTCGCAAGATTTCTATGTCGGCAAGCTCGCCGTCGAGCCACGGCTTCAGGGCCAAGGCATCGGAACCCGGCTGATGCGGGCGGTCGAGGATCTTGCCCACAAACGCGGCAAGGACGAGATCGAGCTTCAGACCCGTATCGAACTGACCGCAAACCATGCGGCCTTCGCCCGGCTCGGCTTTCACGAGACCGCGCGCACGGCGCATGCGGGCTATGACAGGCCAACGTCCGTCACCATGCGCAAGGTGCTGTCTTGAGCCTCGCACTTAGCCCGCAAGAACAGGCGATCGCCGCCGGCCAGGATGGCGCGGCAATTGCGATGCGCATCGTCGCCGAAAGTGCTCGCCTGCTCGGCGCGCCGCGGCTCATCCCGATCGCTTCCACCCATATCGACGGAGCGCTTTACCACGGCGATTCCGGGACCTTGTTCGCCGAGCGGCTGGTCGAAGGCGGCGCGAAGGTCGCGGTACGCTCGACGCTCAATGTCGGGGCGCTCGACCTGATGGGTTGCTCGCGCATCCGCCTCGAAGAGCCGCGGCGCGGCATGGCGCGGCGGATGATGGAGGCCTATCGCAAGCTCGGCTGCGAGCAGAGCTGGACCTGCGCCCCCTACCAGGCCGGACACAGGCCCGCGCTCGGCAGCGACGTCGCCTGGGGTGAGTCCAACGCGGTCGTCTTCTGCAACTCGGTGCTGGGCGCGCGCACCAACCGCTACGGCGACTTTCTGGATATCGCCTGCGCGATTGTCGGCCGCGCGCCGGACTATGGCCTGCACCGGCCTGATAACCGCCGGGCGCGGCTTGTCTTCGATGTCTCGAGCCTGTCGCCATCCTTCCTCGCTTCGGAGATCGCATGGCCGGTGTTGGGCAGCCTCTATGGCCGCGAGGTGGGCAATACGATCGGTGTCGTCAGAGGCGTGACCGGTCATCCCGGCGAGGACGCGTTGAAGGCCTTCGGCGCGGCGGCCGCGTCGTCCGGCGCGGTCGGCCTGTTCCACATTGCCGGCGTGACGCCCGAGGCACCCGACGTCGAAACCATCCTGGCCGGGCAGGAGCCGGAAGCGGTGATCCGCGTGACGCCCGACATGGTGGCGAAGGCGCGCGCCGGCCTGTCGACCGCGGCAGCGCCAAAAACCATCGACGCGGTTGCGATCGGCAGCCCGCATCTGTCGCACGCCGAGTTCGACAGCCTGGAACGGCTGATCGCAGGACGCAAGCTTGCCGTGCCGATCTATGCCTGCACCGGCCGCCATGCGCTTGTCCTGCTGGAGCAGAACGGCCGGCGGAAGCAGCTCGAAGCCAGCGGCGTCGTCATCGTCGCCGACACCTGCGTGGTGGTGACGCCGATCATGCCGGAGCTCGGCAACGGCGTTTTGATGACCAATTCGGGCAAGTTCGCGCATTACGCGCCGGGCAACACCGGCTACGCGGTGCTCTACGCCTCGCTTGCCGACTGCGTCGAAAGCGCGGTCCTGGGCAAGCCGGTCTTCACGGAGATCGCCGCATGAGCACAGCAGCCGAAATCCTCGTACCGGGCAAGGCGGGCGAAGGCGACGCGCTGGTGCTGACGGCGCCGATCAGCTTCTGGGGCGGCGTCGATCCGAAGACAGGCCGCATCGCCGATGTCCGCCACCCGCAGCATGGCGAAGTCATTGCCGGCCGGGTGCTGTTCCTGCCGGGCACGATCGGCTCGTCATCCGCTTCGGCGGTGCTGATGGAGCTCGTCCACAACGGCCGCGCGCCGGCCGCCCTGGTGCTGCACGAGCCGGACGCCATCCTGCTGCTCGGCCTGATCGTCGCCCGGGAAATGGGCTGGGCAACGCCGATGGCGGTGCGGCTCGAACGCGGCGCGTTCGACAGCTACCGCGGAGCCACCCTCACGGTCGCTTCGGACGGCGCAGTGACCGCCGTTTAAACCTTTTCAGGTCCTCAGCGGCAGGACACGATCCGGCGGACGGTGGCCGTCGAAGAAGGCGCGGATGTTGATGATCACCTTCTCGCCCATGTCGATGCGGCCCTCGAGCGTGGCCGAGCCCATGTGCGGCAAAAGCACCACCTTGCCCTTGGCGGCAAGCTTCATCAGCTTGGTGTTGAGCGCCGGCTCGTGCTCGTAGACGTCGAGGCCGGCGCCGGCGATCTTGCCGTCATGGATGAGCTTGACCAGCGATTCCTCGTCGATGATATCGCCGCGCGCGGTGTTGACGAGGTAGGCCGAAGGCTGCATCAGCGCGAGGCGACGACCCGACAGCAAGTGGAACGTCGCCGGCGTCGACGGGCAGTTGACGGAGATGATGTCCATGCGGGCCAGCATCTGGTCGAGGCTTTCCCAGTAGGTCGCCTCCAGTTCCTCCTCGACCGCCGGCAGCACGCGGTGCCGGTTGTGGTAGTGGATCGAGAGGCCGAAGGCCTTGGCGCGCCTGGCGACGGCCGTACCGATGCGGCCCATGCCGACGATGCCGAGACGTTTGCCCCAGATGCGCCGGCCGAGCATCCAGGTCGGCGACCAGCCGGCCCATTTCTTCTCGCCCGTCAGCACGTTGGCGCCCTCGGCCAGCCTGCGCGGCACGGCGAGCATCAGGGCCATGGTCATGTCGGCGGTGTCTTCGGTCAGCACGTTCGGCGTGTTGGTGACGGTGATGCCTTTCTTGGCCGCCGCCGCGACGTCGATCTTGTCGACGCCATTGCCGAAATTCGCGATCAGCTTGAGGTTTTCGCCGGCCTGGGCGATCAGCGCGGCATCGATATGGTCGGTGATGGTAGGGACCAGCACATCGGCTTCCTTGACCGCCGCGACCAGCTCCGGCTGCGTCATCGGCCGGTCCTCGACATTCAGGCGCGCGTCGAACAGCTCGCGCATGCGCGTTTCGACCGGGTCGGGCAGCTTGCGCGTGATGACGACGAGGGGCCGTTTTTTGCCTGCCATTTTATCCCCGAAGCTTCCTCGAAACCGATCTCGTTGAGACCTCTTTAACCAAGACCGGCGAAACTTGCAGCCAATCGCGGCACCAGCCCACTCCTGTAACAAGCGGTGCCGCCGAAGACAAAGAAAAAGGGGCGCCCGTCCCGACGGGCCGGCGCCGAAAGGAACGAAAGTGTCTGGTTTCGCGTCGCTTCGCCTGGCCTTCAGCGCAGCCGTTCTTGGCGTCCTGCTTTGCGCGCCGCAGGCGTTCGCCCAGAGTGCCGCCGCTCCCGCGCAGACCATAACGCTCGGCCCAAGCGGCCTGCCGCTGCCGCGCTTCGTCAGCCTGAAGCCGGCTCGGGTCAACTCACGCGTCGGCCCCGGCGCCAATTATTCCGTCAACTGGATGTATCTGAAGGCCGGCCTGCCGATGG includes the following:
- the recF gene encoding DNA replication/repair protein RecF (All proteins in this family for which functions are known are DNA-binding proteins that assist the filamentation of RecA onto DNA for the initiation of recombination or recombinational repair.), giving the protein MTADAKQLRQQSHLSKLTLTNFRNYAALSLELAPGAVVLSGDNGAGKTNLLEAISFLTPGRGLRRAPYGDVAREGGDGGFALHARIEGPEGQVEIGTGISGGDAAGEGGRKVRINGAPARSAEDMLEWLRVVWLTPAMDGLFPGPAADRRRFLDRLVLAIDPGHGQRALDYEKAMRSRNRLLTEGSRDSAWFDAIETQMAETGVAIAAARAELVRLLAAMIDRLPGGGPFPQADISLAGDLESEVAVAPAVDVEEHFRRALANGRERDRAAGRTLDGPHRSDLVVRHRPKSMPAELCSTGEQKALLVGIVLSHARLTGEMSGLTPILLLDEIAAHLDAGRRAALFSILEELNCQAFMTGTDAALFSSLEGRAQFLTVDHGSVGVTG
- a CDS encoding aconitase X; the encoded protein is MSLALSPQEQAIAAGQDGAAIAMRIVAESARLLGAPRLIPIASTHIDGALYHGDSGTLFAERLVEGGAKVAVRSTLNVGALDLMGCSRIRLEEPRRGMARRMMEAYRKLGCEQSWTCAPYQAGHRPALGSDVAWGESNAVVFCNSVLGARTNRYGDFLDIACAIVGRAPDYGLHRPDNRRARLVFDVSSLSPSFLASEIAWPVLGSLYGREVGNTIGVVRGVTGHPGEDALKAFGAAAASSGAVGLFHIAGVTPEAPDVETILAGQEPEAVIRVTPDMVAKARAGLSTAAAPKTIDAVAIGSPHLSHAEFDSLERLIAGRKLAVPIYACTGRHALVLLEQNGRRKQLEASGVVIVADTCVVVTPIMPELGNGVLMTNSGKFAHYAPGNTGYAVLYASLADCVESAVLGKPVFTEIAA
- a CDS encoding 2-hydroxyacid dehydrogenase, which gives rise to MAGKKRPLVVITRKLPDPVETRMRELFDARLNVEDRPMTQPELVAAVKEADVLVPTITDHIDAALIAQAGENLKLIANFGNGVDKIDVAAAAKKGITVTNTPNVLTEDTADMTMALMLAVPRRLAEGANVLTGEKKWAGWSPTWMLGRRIWGKRLGIVGMGRIGTAVARRAKAFGLSIHYHNRHRVLPAVEEELEATYWESLDQMLARMDIISVNCPSTPATFHLLSGRRLALMQPSAYLVNTARGDIIDEESLVKLIHDGKIAGAGLDVYEHEPALNTKLMKLAAKGKVVLLPHMGSATLEGRIDMGEKVIINIRAFFDGHRPPDRVLPLRT
- a CDS encoding aconitase X swivel domain-containing protein — protein: MSTAAEILVPGKAGEGDALVLTAPISFWGGVDPKTGRIADVRHPQHGEVIAGRVLFLPGTIGSSSASAVLMELVHNGRAPAALVLHEPDAILLLGLIVAREMGWATPMAVRLERGAFDSYRGATLTVASDGAVTAV
- a CDS encoding GNAT family N-acetyltransferase, producing the protein MDQIVGISIIRLAADFDQWGDLLALIRRAFAYMDGVIDPPSSAYLLTAKALGEKAKRETGFLAVENGRIVGCVFALERSQDFYVGKLAVEPRLQGQGIGTRLMRAVEDLAHKRGKDEIELQTRIELTANHAAFARLGFHETARTAHAGYDRPTSVTMRKVLS
- a CDS encoding molybdopterin-synthase adenylyltransferase MoeB; this translates as MTNAALTDEELERYARHIVLPEIGGPGQQKLKRARVLVIGAGGLGAPVLEYLAAAGVGTLGIVDDDTVSLSNLQRQVIHGSDTVGMAKTDSAREAIMRINPNVTVESHRLRLTEENAPALVAHYDVVVDGSDNFETRYAVADACAGEKKPLVTAAVGRFDGSVTVLKPFEAGADGKRNPSYRDLFPEAPPEGLVPSCAVAGIVGALTGVIGTLEAMEAIKLITGIGEPLIGRLLLYDGLTARFDTIRYKAV